GTGGAAATTCTGAATGAGCTGTATGTGAATGCGTAGACTTACAATTTGTTAGGGCAAAACTTCATATGTTGAAAaataactattttcaaagctaTTGTCGTATGAACAACATCTGTGAAATAATTCATCTTGATCTCAATGAAAACCATGGTGGTCACAAAAGCCAGAATGGCCAATTGGTCATCATCAACAGCAAGTAATAAGTAAACAATTCAGACGTACTTTAGTGATTCAACTGTTTTAGGAGACATTCCTGAcaatatataaaataattatATGAAGAACAAGTTAATTTCAAAAGAAATAATTTAATATATTATGtagaatatacagtatacacaggTTAACTTGACAAGGCTTTGTACAACTGTTACAAAGTTGGTAGACGCACAGTCACCCACATACGTGTAGTCCATGCACAAGAGCACAGACAAACTATTAAAGAGACAATGGAATAGGCTTGTAGGACAGATGTTGGCAGTAATACAGGCTGATTCACCACCATCTTGGTTTTAGACAAACATAATTTCCTATACTGATACAAAACTAACAAATCAGAAATAATAACCGGTAAGACTTGAAGGTTTTGGATATGAGGAAGTTAGGAGGGAGAGTGGCTAATTTCAAGACACCCTTTTTGAACTATTCCCATGACAATACTATCCCTGTAAAACTAATATCAACCAGAGCCACTCTTAGCAAGTGTTAACTcatacacaacacactgcaTGCTTGGTTCCCTTTACCTTCTCTGTCTTTCCACTTGTAATGTAATGATGATTTGACATGCTACAATGGCCACAACTGTAAAAAGTAATTATTGGCATGGCTTTATTTAGCTGCAACAGATACTTTGTTCCTGTCATGGGGGGCCAGAGAGTGGTATTTCCAATATCTGGGTTGACCAAACACATTACACAGGCAGGTACAATAGGCTTTGTTCAATGCTTCTTTGAATAATGTGTTTGATATGTACACCATAGGTAGCATGCAGTTAATTCAAGGAAACTTTGGCATTATGAACACTGAGGAGTGAAACAACGCATGTTTTAAACACCTAACAAATCGCTATTCCTGTTTCAGAAGCTTTGAAAGCGCTTAGTAAAGAGATATGGTAAATGGAAGAGCTAGTCATTGAAAATTACCTTAGTTTTAGCTAACAAGTGAACATGTGCAGGAATAGTTTGTTTCCTTGCATGTTCTAAAATGATGTATCCCTTTAAGTAAACACTTTATCTACTGGTCTTTTCTGTCAGGCCTACCGTCACTAATTTTACCAAAGGCTAGTATAGAGAATGTCAACCAGATTTTTGCTCTCATATGTATAAGCACCAAAGCAGTTTAGGATGTGTCTGACAATGACACTAAATCAGTTTGCCATTGGTTTGGGAAAAAGTGAATGTACTTACACTTTCCAGTGCATGTGGGGAAGGGCTAGAGCTTTTGACTTTTAAACTACCACTGTGTGACGGCGCCATGCCTTCCTCTTATGAGCCTCTAAGGTTGTTTTTCGTAGTACTATGGTGGAAGGACAGAGGGGATCCTGATCTGTCCGTCCAGCtgaagagtgggagagagagggaggccctatgGTCAGGAGAGGGCCGGGAGCCAAGGCTGACAGTGTGCTGTCGGGAACTGTAACTGGGTGGACTGTGGCCCGCTGAGAAGCCTCCACTGGGCTGCTGAGCTGACACTGCTCTTTCATTGGTGATCTTAGTAACTCaaccctttctcctcttctactTTTTAATCCATCCTCATCCTTGCCAAGTTCCATCTCTAGATTCATGGACACAGCCCTCACTCGTATTCCTCTTTTTTTCCTATAACACACTGGCAGTCTCTGGTCCCACTGGGTCTGCGGTGCTCTCTGAAGACTTGAAGCTTGGCTGAGGCTAGGCAGTCTGAGATAGGAGAGCCAGGAGGGGAAAACTGAGCATGCTCTGGCCAGTCTTGGGACATTTAAGAGGGGCAGGGCAGTGAGCTCCTCTTGGGACCTCATTTGTGTGGTGCTGGTGATGACGTTGGGGTACTGACAGTGTGAGTATAGGAAGCTATTAGGACAAGGCTGGGGTATTTTAGTGGATAACCCCCCTTCATCCCAGCGCACAATATTTCTTGctggtctttctttctctgtttccacTGTCACCCCACTTCCCCTAAACAGGAATTGTTTAGCCTCTATTCTCTTTTTACCCTTATTCCCTTCTGTTTCCCAACTATTTTCTATTCTAGGAGGGTTCAGTCCTTCAGTCACATGCTCTTGATCCTGGTCCTTTCCCTTCTTTTCTTCGTCCACCCCATAGTTGCTTGCTTTGATTGGCTCGTGCTCAGAGTCCTCACCAGAGCTGCTGTCCATTGGATGGGTACTGGGACATTTCTTGCGTTTCCGGGTGGCTTTAAAGATGAGTGATGGAAGGAAGTCTCTGGCACTCAGGTCCTTCTTGATGTCCAATGAGACCTTAAACACATATTCCAGATCAGACATGGTTGATTGCAGGATAGTCTGTGAACTGAAGATCAGTCAACGATAATCATCCAGACAAAATAGTTCCTTCAATCACCAATttaactagcctggtcctaaccagaccctcgtacatttcatttgtacagagggtctgggatctctcgattgacaaacgttaactcccttgaaggcgggtcctctgttgaagtttaaaactattggatccgcccagagccactctgatttgccataaccaatcgcacgtgttcgccttagccaactccttcaccactactgtaacggagctagctgccgtagctggaaaatcaaacttttcccgaaccccgtggggaggagggccacaacatcatggccaccaacaaaactcagcaaggaatgttcttgctccggctttaacctatattcggcagcgttgccacaaccgcagaatagtttcgctcgcatctttctccgccgccattactgaactactcaaacaagtgcacgacattaacgtcatcgttctcagccactccctctgttcgctgattggacctacaaaacatttgtttctggaaaccgacatCAGAGcctagctcccagacctagtacagaagcaaaatccaaattgagcggaagtacgtaggagggcagagccaggctacaatTTAACACCATCAACTCCAAATAAAGTTCTGGTTAGTAATAGTGCTTACCTTTGATTTAACTGAATCGCTGGTGGTGGAAACTGCATTAGAGCCAAAAAAGAGAAGTTTACAAGGACATGATGATCATTAGCAAATCAAATGGAGGTAGCATTTTATTTGGGGGGGTCTAAGAGGCCACAAGTTATGTACTTGCTGATATCCAACCACTCAACAGTACTATATGATACTGTTTGAGGATAGTAGTTGAGGATGTTAGAAGCCAGAAGAAGAATAGAATAATAGAGAAGtgagaacacagacagaaaaacacacacacgtaacttGAGGTAGTCATGCTCCTACCGAAGAGGATTGATCCACAGGTTCAGCTACAGTAGGATAGGTGTGCAAGAAGGTCCAGAAAAAGAGTAATTGTGAAACAATAAGTTTACACAGGCAGAAATGAAATGGGAGTGGAAAAAGTACAGATGGGCAGTACTTTAGCATGTGCAGTATTCCTTAATGTTATCATTAGCATGTGCAGTAGACCTCAATGTTATCATTAGCATGTGCAGTATCCTCTGGGTTCTCTGGGTCCACACTCACCTGAGGTTTCCCCAAGCACACCTGTCCTACCGATGTTGGAAAGTAAGTGGTCAATATTTGGAACAGGCTGCATGTCTCTCTTATCCACTGGGGCCTACACCCACATACATGCAAGTGCAAACACAGACAAGATAGAGAGAATGAGATTAAATATTTGTGAATATTAAGACCGAGTGTAATGCACTGTCCAGAAACTACTGCTGGGTCATTATTGTTGTATAGTTGTCTTGTGCGATTCTACTGGGGTTTAGGCAGGGTAGTTGACATgaagctctactggggcacaggcccctcatTACAAATAgttttcttccaagcttgctgcATACAAGAAGTGTGCAACACAATGCGCTATATAAACTTtacttgcttaacccactatgtGTACAGTTCAGGGATATAAGTTTGATAGCCTTTATAGGGACATCAAAAGTTAATGTGAGACCATTTATTTCGCAATAATTTGAGCACAAATATGttggagcttcatgtaatatgttTTAGTTTGATACTATTATGtttgagtcaaaataagatgattgtAAGGCCTATTACTTAGAAACTTTTCGTAAGACCGGTTTCGTAATCTTTTTTTAGGATGCCTCAATTCTGACGTGCTTGCCGACACCTGCACTTCTTTGTGCCACTGCAGCTATTATAGCAAGCACAGAAAAGTGCATGGACATGGAATTTTGCTGGCACGCATCGGTTTGGGTTTTCCGTTAAACTGCATTGATTTTAAAAgcattgattgggatactgcttTCCTTTTTCCAGGATTGTCAATTAGCATTGACAattaaagtaaattgttaaaactcaaatttGAGaatttactggggcacagcagctATATACTGGGCattgtgccccagtaaaaagggtctagcgACGCCGCTGGTTTAGGATCAGGGTCAGGTTTACTGTCTACCTTCTCATCTCTATCCAGTGTTCCGGCATTGAAGAACCAGTCATgctagagaaaaaaagagaattaGTTACAAAATTGGATTATTTCAAATCCAAAACTACTGAAGTAATTTAGGAGCTTGAGAGTTCTTACATGTAAGATGAGTGTCTCAATGATCTTGTACCGGTCTGGCATGTGGGTGACCATGTCAGTCATGTTATCTTCAGATGTTCTAACCAGAGTGGGACCAAACACTAGAGCCAGATTTCTAGGCTCCATCTAGGATAGACCGAGACAAAATTAGGAATTGGGGGGTGGGGAAATGGAGAAGTATGAAATAGTGTGCATAAAATGAGCTTTGCACAGGGGTATTTTACAAGTATGACATTGCAGTCAGGAATGACAGGGAACTGGCATACCTTATTTTTGTCAGAATGATCCGCTACTGTTTTCAGATGGCCAACCAAAAACTTAAGGGTGTGGTGATAGTGGCTTGGTAGATCATGGATCTGACAGAAAGATGGATTGGAGAAGAAGATAGACGAGGAAGATGTGGAATTACGTGGGGAATCATGGCACCTAGTACATGTGCACATGGTAATAATTAAGTTAAATGGGGGTGAAATGCACAGATAATAGAATACAATAATTATAAATTTAATgtataattaaatgtatttatttataaaatatgaaatgaattaaaataaatatatatatatattataacttGTTTTACCTACCAGTTTCCTCGTGGTCTTAAGTCTGTCCTCTGCATCTTCTAGCCGATTGGCATCAATGAAGTTACTATATTTGGCTGATTTTAAAAAACAGAGGTCCCTTAAACTGATGATTTAACTCATGATTTAAACAAGAATAAAGCTGTAAGAGTGGTTGGCCAGCCTATCAAAGTCAAAACATGATATgcagacaaacaaacattcaattaaaactagtggtgggcatagattttcttttttatctagattaatctcactgtaatcttggcattaatctagattaaaatggctcatttgaattccgccgaaggcattcagactatgtgtgctacccaaataatgactaaaggtaagtctttgagaacgggttggcgcatagaccaggggctcatctcctcTCCAAAATGCAttacaaactgcttgagaaagctgttctactatgataattggtgatgaaaataaattatgttcaataacatgtacttgtgtttattaactgttcaataagatgtacttgtgtttattaactgtttattagattagttagcttggctgatagagctgtactgacgggcttgcctcggttgcactcaaacatagcattttgacgacgactcttcccctgcgctacatcagtgcttggcccggcatcttccgcattagctaagggatgctttgcgtttaggcggtttttgagactggaagaactcctacagtaaactaattctgcATAGcgcaaggtgcaaacaaccttagtttTGTCGAGGTTTCCCGAGCAAaccaggcggcttcatagctgcatccatgttcgcacgtcacgtttgatgtgataaGGGCCGGCGCAAGCACCTTTGCCGCCCTAGGCAAGATGTTTCAacagcaccccccctccccccgggaGCGTAAATCGGAGAgacgcccccccaccccgcctcggcgccccctgctggtggtgcgggacggttaattaatggatgcactTTGGTATTTGGcacccccctcttcatggcaccctaggcggctgcctagttCGCCTATAGCAAACACCGGCCCTGGttgtgataatttcatacacaaggcatacacacaggttcgaagactcttTCTcgcccctacagtgcaattcggctaggtatacatccacgctgaaagtcatcatagcttgcgtagtatagacccagcttcCAACCTAACTTTGAGAAaagattaacggcgatatttAATAGATTAATGGCCCACCAGTATTTAAAACATGTATACAGACACACTTAAAAACTCAGTTTTTGAAGGGTTAAGGGTTTCATTCTCAGTGGAGGGGGGTTTCATTCTTGTTATGAGCTTACCATCTGTGAACAAGGGTTCTGGAAGTTTCCTGAAAAAGGACTTCAGCAGGCTACTTATGACATTTAAGTCCTGCCATCTCTGTGGTGGAAAGAAATTACATGTTGTCTCAAAGTGTCTAAGCCTAAAACATATCAACCCAACGGTTTATTATAGTTTTTTTGAAGAAAGCTGATATTAATTTGTAAAAGGCTATTTATAGATGTATGTATTACTTTATCTGGCACATATTCACACTTCTAAACATAACCAGACCTCTTCGGTGGTGATGATCTCCATCCCCTTATTGAGTTGCTCCTGAAGGCTGGACACCATGGCATTGTTGCCTGGTACCCTGTAGATGCCAGTGTACTCTAAACCCATGGTTTCAACCAGACCACAGCACACCTCCACTATCAAAGGGACAAACTAAAGACAAACAGCAAACCAAGTTAATTTTAGTTTGTTGGTCTCCCTTCGTGTGAGTGTTCTCTCATGTTCCTGATTTTGCTAAAATAATTACTATAGTTTtggtcctgcctgcctgcttttcCTTGTGTTTGAGTCTATATGCTAACCTCACCATGACAATGGGAAACATTTAAGTCTTAACTAACAATAGGTAAAAGCTTTAAAACTAACATTAGTAAACATGAATTGCATTGTCAGTAAGTGTTCATAAAACAATAGTCACACATACATTAAGCATTAATGCAGGGGTGGAAGTAACGAATTACAACTACTCACGTTACTGTAATTAAGTAGTTTTTGGGGGGGTACTTTTATGAGTAGATTTTTTAATCTGTAATTGTATTTGCACTAAAGTATAAATTAAGCTAAGTTATCTACTTTGATACTTTTAAAATCACAATTCTTTACTGAGGAGCCGAGCCTACAATTTGAATTAATATTCAAACATTTGACCGGCATCGATGCATGTGGACAGTAGTATTAGTATTATCTGAGCAATGTAACAATACTTAGGTAACCATTTTCAGTATTCTTTCCACCACTGCATTAATGTATATGCATGTAAATATTTTGTATATATCATTTACTTATACTTAGTTATGGTATGTAAATACTTGACTTAAATGATCTTACATACCATGAACAACTTCTTTACCAGTAGTTTCAGTGGTTTgtaaatgatacattttgtatgactTGGGTGACTCTGTTATTCCAACCAGTTGACTTTGCCCAAAAGTTGAGTTTACTGTTTCTTTGTTTCACAGTGACACAATCTACAAATAACCCCACCGTGTTGTTGTGAGCAGGTTGACAGTCCTCCAGTCGCACTCCAAACACCTTGGGATTCCCTGTCTTCTTTGCCTTCTTCATGATGTTAATCCCCCAAGGTGTCTTAATTTCATCTGAGCATAGACAAACATAccaagacaggcacacagacagacttgtTACAAATACTCTGTTTTCTGTACAGGTCTATACCGTAAAAGAACCTTAATGAAGTCACTTACCAGTTTTGGAAGAACGGTGCGAAGATGTGTTGTCTGTCTTGGTCAAGAGAAAAGGTGGCATCCTGCGATGGGTCTTGGGAGAGGCATCTGGCTTACTGCCTGTTGGACTGTGTACAGATTATACTTTGTTGAATGATCAGGTCATGATCATGATCATGAGTAGATTATGTTTTTATGATCAGACAAATTGCATAGCAGAGAATGCCTTTCTTTCTCATAACACTGTAACATATTAGGACAAAGAAAGTCTAGTTCTCTAGTAAAGATAAAGTAACCTTTGCTTCCTGTAATCATTGAGTTTCTTGTTGATGAGAGCTTGTCTGGAGAAACCCAGTTCCTAAAAAAGACAATCAAAACTAAATCAAACATTTCCATTTCAAGAAAGTATCGCAAACTTAAATGTCCAGTAAATATACGTTATCAACATAGAAATGAAATGTCTTCCATTATCTCAATTTCAAATGTAGACTAAAGTGTCATATTAGGTCAAACTAACTTCATTGTCCGTCTTGCTGTTCTCCCGGATGACTCTGATCCAGCCCAGCATGTCATCTCGGTCCTCTGCTTGCAGCAGGTACTCACAGAAGTCCTGAGTGGTCAGCCTCAGCGTGTGCTTACGCTTAGTTTCACTGTAAGCAATGTCAATCAAACAGCCCCGAATACTGATTGGTGGATGCTCATCTTCTGTGTGGCTGGGGCCTGCCACTGCCCCGTGAAGGACCGCCTCCCGTTTGTCTTTGTAGAGGAACAGTGAATGGGAGCGTAGCACAGAAAATACACGTTTCCATGGACGCATGCCTCCACCCACCTTCTgtgaagggtgaggagggaacAATAGTAAATTCAGTGGAACAGCTTTGACATTAGATGGACAGCATATACGATAAGGTCTAACACCAACTGTTTCTCTGGGGTGGGATTATTCCTTAAAAAACTTTTAATATTGTAATCATGTCATTATTATTgagtattattttatttttaaacacTGAGACAAATTCATTTGACATCACTGTTAAATCTTACTTAAATTCTATCTATTTTCTAAATTGTCGTGACAATTCATATTTATTCTAAAAGGTCCCATCCTAGCACACGTGAGAGGTATTTGTTTtctcacaaaaaaaaacagatgtTAATTGTATTAGTTTGATCCTTCTAGTTCTTCAACTAGCACTCTTGCATGTGTTTTATGTGGGCCTATGGGAAAGAACATCagtttaaatatattttgtataaGGTATCATGTATAAGGATCTTAGTGAAGCAATTAAAGATTTTCTTTTCAAAATCTTTACCAGCATGAAATTACAGCAAAGTTAATATTTAAAACACAAGCTAAACCAAACCATTGTCATCCTAAGTAAAAGCAGGCAGACCTACAGTGACCTAACCATCAAGTTAACAGTATTATGGAGTTAAAACATCTACATCCACATTTCAAGCCCAGCTGAACCTGGGACATCTTAAGCAAAAGCACAGTCAAGAGAAAACGGACAAGCTGTGTGGAAGAGCAGAAGGACAACAATCATAAACTCATATTGAAGCTGTGCCTGACCTATTTGAAGGACAAGGAAAAGCAGGGAGTGCTAATTTAAATGGCTTTAACTGACCAATCATATGCATCTCCCTTCTTGCATGCCAACCTGCCTGTCTCATATAACCTCTGCAGCAGATTTTTTGCTGCACTCACTTTATGCACTTTTGTATGTTGGATAAGAGTCTGCTAACTAAGAAGTGTTTACCATGTACGgtatctacagtgccctccaaaagtattggaacagtgaggccaattcctttatttttgctgtagactgaaaacatttgggcttgacatcaaacgatgaatgtgaaaccagagatcaacgtttcagcttttatttccaggtatttacatcagattctgatgcacaaattagaaaatatcacctttttgttcgaacccacccatttgtcacgtgagcaaaagtattggaacatgtgactgacaggtgtgttttgttgcccaggtgtgtcctattacatacattattcaatcaataaataccactgaatgtctacactcaggttcagattgggtaagataggttttgtctatgcagactgtattcagaggtgaaaacaacatgaaaaccagagcgctgtctttgggtgaaaaacaagcaattgtgagtcttagagaagatggaaaatcaatcagagccattgcagaaacattggccatagccagtacaaccatttggaatgtcctgaagaagaagaaaactactggtgtactaagtaacagacgtcgaacaggtagaccaaggaaaacatcagcagttgatgacagaaacattgtgagagctgtaaagaaagaccctaaaacaactgttagtgagatcagcaacaacctccagatggcaggagtgaaggtatcactatctactgttcgcagaagacttcatgaacaaaagtacaagggctacaccagaagatgcaaaccactcattagcaagaagaataggaaggccaggctggaatttgccaaaaagtacagagatgaacctcaaaaattctgggacaaagttttatggactgatgagacaaagattaacttttaccaaagtgatggaaaggctaaagtttggagaaagaaaggaactgctcatgatcccaaacacacaagctcatctgtgaaacacggtggaggtaatgtcatggcttgggcttgcatggcttcttctgggacgggctcattaatcttcattgaggatgtaacacatgatggcagcagcaaaatgaactcggaagtctacagaaacattttgtctgccaatttaaggaaagatgcaaccaaactgattggcagagccttcatcatgcagcaagataacgacccaaaacacactgccaaaacaacaaaggagttcatcaggggcaagaaatggaaggtattagactggccaagtcaatctccagacttaaaccctatagagcatgcattttacctgcttaagaggagactgaagggaggaaccccacaaaacaaacaacaactgaaagaggctgcagtgaaagcctgggaaagcatcaaaaaggaagaatgcaaaggtttggtgacgtcaatgggtcacagacttgctgcagttattgaaagcaaaggatttgcaactaaatattaagtcttattcacttaaatatgttttaagtatatctgttccaatacttttgatcacatgacaaatgggtggattcaaacaaaatgtgatattttcttagttgtgcatcagatcctgatgtaaatacctggaaataaaagctgaaacgttgatctctggtctcacgttcattatttgatgtcaagcccaaatgttttcagtctacagcaaaaataaaggaattcgcctcactgttccaatacttttggagggcactgtatgtctatGTCTATCtaaagggtgtgtgtatgtttgggtATGCCTCTGAATGGGTGTTACCTTTCCCTTTTTGGTAAGAATCTGTTTGTAGTGCAGCCAGCCCTCCTTGCGGACATTACTGAAAGTGATAGTGCCCAACTCAGAGGTGGAGTGGCGTTTGGACCGCACCTCCTCTGCAACTCGCAAACTCTCTAGagactaaaacagacaactaaTCAGATAACAAATCCACTTAGCCCGCCAGTCAttgatggagaaagaaagacaacaaATAAAACTGTTTCGTGTACAACTCACCCCATCAGTGAAAAAGCTCTTGACCCTTTTTGGTAGTCGTCTGAGAAAGAAAGTGCAAATTGTAATAAAAAAATTGTCAACTTTGTGCCTATTTATGTTGGGTAAAAGAAACTTGGTTGGTAATTATTTCCAATTACTTTATACCTGTTTTTATTAATCTCAAGAGTGAAATCCTAAGGTAAACTCACGAGAAGACACGCCCTTcttccctgaagctattgagaCCCTCGTCACATGACTTGGATCGTTCAGTTGTGATGGCCAGCAAGTAGGAGGAACGGCGTCCCTTGATACTGCCTGATCAAAGATACAGATAAAATAGGGATTAGAGAGTCAATCAGAGAGCGAGATAAGGGGTCAGACAGGTTTGACTATTGCCAGTATTTTACCAGCTATTTTGTTTTGCTATAAAATACATTATATAAACAGATTTTAAAAACTACAGAAGACCTCTGTAGGGAGCATGACGAACTTCTTCTGATGTATGAGTGTGGGTTTACCCATGCCACAACACTGTTGTTTGTCTGAATTTTGGGTGAAGTAGAATTCTAGATTGTTTATAACTTTGTGGAAACTGTGGGGGGAGTTTCTTTCTTGTTTTGGCATTCAAATGCCCACTAAGCGAAAGCCATGTGTCCAATGGTTTGTTGAGCCAGGCCTAATTGCAGAACATCAGTACCTGACCTCAATAATGATCTTGTGGCTGAATCCCACATCAATGTTTAAGCTTCTATTGGACAGTACCCCATAAATAAGGAGATGTCTGTATAGTTAACAGCTATCACATATTTTTGGCCATATAATGTCCGTCTCAATATCTCAGTCCAGAACTTTGTTCTCCAACTTTTTGAAGTACTCCACAAATCTGGGTGCTGCATCCATTTATTTGGTTGTCTAATGGCTCTACACTTCGGTGGCTGCAGAGGTCTGGCTGTCAAGTTGTTTTTCTGTGGTAAATACACGTTTTACAATTaatcttcatcttcatcatccctGGAAGAGGATATCCCTCACTGAATGACCCCTCATAAAGCCAATCTCAGTGAAAGTTGGTGATTGGTGCTTATCTGTTGTCAATAAAGCCCTTTGTGACAATGCTTTAAAAAAGGCTGCAAAAATGTGGTTTGATGTGATTTAAAACTATACATTCACATTCATGTGATTCGGAAGATTAAATGAAAAGGGCTAAGTAAATATGACTAAAAAAAGCATGTAAGATGTATGAATAGGACTGAGAGGTTTGAATCATACATGCTGTATGGCAAGTGTAAAAGCTATGTGAAAAACCTTGTTATATAATTTGGGATGTTATTTGAACTTCCTTTCTATCGAGGCTTTCTCAAAGATTAATTTATCACAAAaatagttgttttgtttttcatacAATTGAATTTTAATTGAGTGATAACATTATTGAGGTTGAAGGGAAAAACTTTTAGATATGAAGGGAAGAGTAAGGTAGGTTTTTGGGAACAATGGGGTAAGGGTGGGTAACTCACTGCAGTCCCTGGTGCGGAGTCGGACAGGGGAGGAGTTGGAGAGGATAGGGGACACCATATTAGAAGTAAGGAGGGTGGGCACAGAAGCGAAAACAGAGGGGCACTGGGCACTGGAGGACACCAAACTGCAGGCAGGCACATGGCAGGCACTGTCAGCATTAGGGCCTGTAGACTCATCTGTTTGGGGGGGGCAGTTTAAGGTCAAATATGTGGGAAGGTGGAAAGTGAGATTGTACAAATAACAGTCATGTTACAGACGAGTCACACATGAACATATTCTCACAGCATCTACAAAAGTAAGATGTTAAAGTTGAAagttaaattcaattaag
This DNA window, taken from Hypomesus transpacificus isolate Combined female chromosome 13, fHypTra1, whole genome shotgun sequence, encodes the following:
- the LOC124476009 gene encoding rho GTPase-activating protein 23-like isoform X3 is translated as MNGVAFCLVGIPPHTVADAKGLRDGMVSSNENVRTQLLGEVEGVSKQGPQTVVLQKSQQGFGFTLRHFILYPPSLQTHIKDEENGNGTGKASLRPDLEPMDTIFVKSVKDRGPAHQAGLCTGDRLVKVNGESVLGKTYSQVLTLIQNSGNVLELSIMPKDEDVIQLVSAYSQDANLQGIKPYSGGPQNLPEPPPFCYSRSKPTPPIASPTHIPLDNWHCRPVSQASPLDNCSSTSTLIPGWPGGPEEHKQKNGAQFVSAQKPSYGHNRGHSLSTLSALDFHFANHNAAIASATLPHVLPRKSSLPASRAQADARCHQALSDWYYSQAEAAGNMSPRHQSISQDRLAELGLALGSASSADQRSWRVSQETIQCHQQAAASSHNSYWLEGWGMVGPGSRSCSEGLLAAYAENDHSYGRSVDTLTQAAALVSPHGDQTSAWLSQTAQPDTTAVEVKKQKGLGNQQKIKTTVTSSMVISATVSAVGRQHQQMAAPQTRTMEGKESVDYKSYSPLCPPKAGHFLQQDHSSREPTYGSHLNWSPCNQTSLSDSELGLVVVPRPRSTPALFSTEDDKLSLEQDREALSPLAFNQEIIFRQKPPSGCRIPIHTLQHPHFAVSVDSAEPPAALSSPVSGGSRPGDSLRKANGNLPPDNSLASIPFIDESTGPNADSACHVPACSLVSSSAQCPSVFASVPTLLTSNMVSPILSNSSPVRLRTRDCSSIKGRRSSYLLAITTERSKSCDEGLNSFREEGRVFSRLPKRVKSFFTDGSLESLRVAEEVRSKRHSTSELGTITFSNVRKEGWLHYKQILTKKGKKVGGGMRPWKRVFSVLRSHSLFLYKDKREAVLHGAVAGPSHTEDEHPPISIRGCLIDIAYSETKRKHTLRLTTQDFCEYLLQAEDRDDMLGWIRVIRENSKTDNEELGFSRQALINKKLNDYRKQSPTGSKPDASPKTHRRMPPFLLTKTDNTSSHRSSKTDEIKTPWGINIMKKAKKTGNPKVFGVRLEDCQPAHNNTFVPLIVEVCCGLVETMGLEYTGIYRVPGNNAMVSSLQEQLNKGMEIITTEERWQDLNVISSLLKSFFRKLPEPLFTDAKYSNFIDANRLEDAEDRLKTTRKLIHDLPSHYHHTLKFLVGHLKTVADHSDKNKMEPRNLALVFGPTLVRTSEDNMTDMVTHMPDRYKIIETLILHHDWFFNAGTLDRDEKAPVDKRDMQPVPNIDHLLSNIGRTGVLGETSVSTTSDSVKSKVSLDIKKDLSARDFLPSLIFKATRKRKKCPSTHPMDSSSGEDSEHEPIKASNYGVDEEKKGKDQDQEHVTEGLNPPRIENSWETEGNKGKKRIEAKQFLFRGSGVTVETEKERPARNIVRWDEGGLSTKIPQPCPNSFLYSHCQYPNVITSTTQMRSQEELTALPLLNVPRLARACSVFPSWLSYLRLPSLSQASSLQRAPQTQWDQRLPVCYRKKRGIRVRAVSMNLEMELGKDEDGLKSRRGERVELLRSPMKEQCQLSSPVEASQRATVHPVTVPDSTLSALAPGPLLTIGPPSLSHSSAGRTDQDPLCPSTIVLRKTTLEAHKRKAWRRHTVVV